A single genomic interval of Lacrimispora sphenoides JCM 1415 harbors:
- a CDS encoding RnfABCDGE type electron transport complex subunit G — MKNGGYMKDALILFVITLISGFLLGGAYQITKDPIDKATEAANLAAYKKVFPEAADFTSDEKMETAVEACNTELLSQNFGKVGVDNAFQAVDGSGSVLGYVITAHSDDSYSGVVEISVGIKEDGTINGIEFLAISDTPGLGLKAKEPAFKGQYAGKNKESLTVTKSGNAGDGEINAISGATITSSAVTNAVNAALYYVHNIDR; from the coding sequence ATGAAAAACGGCGGATACATGAAGGACGCATTGATTTTATTTGTGATCACTCTGATTTCCGGCTTTTTGCTGGGCGGCGCTTATCAGATTACAAAGGATCCCATTGATAAGGCAACTGAGGCTGCCAATCTGGCGGCATATAAGAAGGTATTTCCGGAGGCGGCTGATTTTACATCGGATGAAAAGATGGAAACGGCTGTGGAAGCCTGCAATACAGAACTGCTTTCCCAGAATTTTGGAAAAGTCGGTGTGGACAATGCGTTTCAGGCAGTGGATGGAAGCGGGAGTGTCCTGGGTTATGTAATTACTGCTCATTCCGATGACAGTTACAGCGGAGTCGTAGAGATTTCCGTTGGTATCAAAGAAGATGGAACCATTAACGGCATTGAATTCCTGGCAATCAGCGATACCCCGGGTCTTGGCCTAAAGGCAAAGGAACCGGCATTTAAGGGGCAGTATGCAGGAAAGAACAAGGAATCCCTTACTGTTACGAAATCCGGCAATGCCGGTGATGGAGAGATCAATGCCATCAGCGGTGCAACCATTACATCAAGCGCAGTAACCAATGCAGTCAATGCCGCATTGTATTACGTGCACAATATTGACCGTTAG
- the rsxE gene encoding electron transport complex subunit RsxE, whose protein sequence is MNKKCMERLFNGIVKENPTFILMLGMCPTLAVTTSAVNGVGMGLSTTVVLLFSNMLISALRNIIPDRVRIPAYIVVVATLVTIVQLLLQAYVPSLYSALGIYIPLIVVNCIILGRAESYASKNGVMESTFDGIGMGLGFTIALTCIGLVRELLGSGAIFGFTFIPEDFHISIFVLAPGAFFVLSVLTALQNKFKAPSATNGSVPPSKLACGGNCASCSGSSCMSNHEVLQAKKKQMEEEALAAKKAQAAKKEAEAKTAASRKDE, encoded by the coding sequence ATGAACAAGAAATGTATGGAACGTTTATTTAACGGTATTGTAAAAGAAAACCCAACCTTCATCCTGATGCTTGGCATGTGCCCGACTCTGGCTGTTACCACGTCAGCGGTGAACGGTGTGGGCATGGGGCTTTCCACGACCGTGGTACTGCTATTTTCCAATATGCTTATTTCTGCCCTTCGTAATATCATTCCGGACCGGGTGAGGATTCCGGCTTATATCGTTGTCGTAGCGACTCTGGTTACGATTGTGCAGCTCCTTTTACAGGCCTATGTACCAAGCCTTTATTCTGCGCTTGGAATTTATATTCCTCTTATTGTTGTAAACTGTATTATTTTAGGCCGTGCAGAATCCTATGCCTCCAAGAATGGTGTTATGGAATCTACCTTTGATGGAATCGGTATGGGACTTGGCTTTACCATCGCTCTTACCTGCATCGGACTTGTCCGTGAGCTGTTAGGTTCCGGAGCTATATTTGGATTTACCTTTATTCCGGAGGATTTTCATATCTCCATTTTCGTCCTCGCTCCGGGCGCGTTCTTTGTGCTGTCTGTTTTAACGGCGCTTCAGAATAAGTTTAAGGCACCTTCCGCTACCAACGGTTCTGTTCCTCCGTCTAAGTTAGCTTGCGGCGGCAACTGCGCTTCCTGTTCCGGTTCCTCCTGCATGTCAAATCATGAGGTCCTTCAGGCCAAGAAGAAGCAGATGGAAGAGGAAGCACTGGCAGCAAAGAAGGCACAGGCAGCCAAAAAAGAAGCGGAAGCCAAAACCGCAGCTTCCAGGAAAGATGAATAG
- the rsxA gene encoding electron transport complex subunit RsxA, translated as MKELLLIAIGSALVNNVVLSQFLGLCPFLGVSKNVKTSAGMGAAVIFVITIAAFATSVIYKGILVGLHLEFLQTIVFILVIAALVQFVEMFLKKSMPALYEALGVYLPLITTNCAVLGVALTNVQKGYNILESVINGVGISVGFTIAIVMLAGVRERIENNDVPYSFKGSPIVLITSGLMAIAFFGFSGLIK; from the coding sequence ATGAAAGAATTATTATTGATAGCCATTGGCTCCGCATTGGTCAACAACGTAGTGCTCAGCCAGTTCCTTGGCCTATGTCCATTCCTTGGAGTTTCCAAAAATGTGAAGACCTCTGCCGGTATGGGCGCAGCCGTTATTTTCGTAATTACCATTGCAGCATTTGCAACCAGTGTCATTTATAAAGGTATTTTAGTGGGGCTTCATCTGGAATTCTTACAGACCATTGTATTTATCCTGGTTATTGCAGCTCTGGTGCAGTTTGTAGAAATGTTTTTAAAGAAATCCATGCCCGCTCTTTATGAGGCTCTGGGTGTGTATCTTCCTTTGATCACAACCAACTGTGCGGTTCTGGGCGTGGCTCTGACCAACGTGCAGAAGGGATATAACATTCTGGAAAGTGTTATCAACGGTGTCGGTATTTCCGTAGGCTTTACCATTGCCATTGTTATGCTGGCAGGTGTTCGCGAGAGAATCGAAAACAATGATGTTCCCTATTCCTTTAAGGGTTCTCCTATTGTCCTGATTACCTCCGGCCTGATGGCAATCGCATTTTTCGGATTTTCCGGATTAATTAAATAA
- a CDS encoding RnfABCDGE type electron transport complex subunit B: MVTGIIFAAAVVGIIGILIGVFLGIASEKFKVEVDEKEILVRNELPGNNCGGCGYAGCDALAKAIALGQADVSACPVGGAAVAEKIGEIMGVAAGSTDKKVAFVKCKGTCDKTKVQYNYYGIDDCRMASVVPGSGEKACVYGCMGYGSCVKACEFDAIHVVDGIAVVDKEKCVACGKCVSACPNNLIDLVPYKSKHLVQCNSHDRGKDVKAKCEVGCIGCMLCTKQCEFDAIHMDNNVAIIDYEKCTNCGKCAAKCPVKIIQ, from the coding sequence ATGGTAACAGGTATAATATTTGCGGCAGCCGTTGTGGGCATCATCGGAATTTTGATCGGTGTGTTCCTGGGAATTGCCAGCGAAAAGTTTAAAGTAGAAGTTGATGAAAAAGAGATTCTTGTCCGGAACGAGCTTCCAGGTAACAACTGCGGGGGCTGCGGATATGCAGGCTGTGATGCTCTGGCTAAAGCCATTGCACTGGGCCAGGCGGATGTTTCTGCCTGTCCGGTAGGCGGCGCAGCAGTAGCCGAAAAGATCGGCGAAATCATGGGAGTTGCGGCCGGTTCTACGGATAAGAAGGTTGCATTTGTAAAATGTAAAGGAACCTGCGATAAGACAAAGGTTCAGTATAACTATTACGGAATTGATGACTGCCGGATGGCGTCGGTGGTTCCCGGCTCCGGTGAAAAGGCCTGCGTCTATGGCTGTATGGGATACGGCTCTTGTGTAAAAGCCTGTGAATTTGATGCCATCCATGTGGTTGACGGAATCGCAGTAGTGGATAAGGAGAAGTGCGTTGCCTGCGGCAAATGTGTTTCTGCCTGTCCTAACAATCTGATTGACCTGGTTCCATACAAGTCAAAGCATCTGGTTCAGTGTAATTCCCATGACAGAGGCAAAGATGTAAAGGCTAAATGTGAAGTTGGCTGTATTGGTTGTATGCTGTGTACAAAGCAGTGTGAATTTGATGCCATTCATATGGATAACAATGTTGCAATCATCGATTATGAGAAATGCACCAATTGCGGGAAATGCGCTGCAAAATGTCCGGTGAAGATAATTCAGTAA
- the uxaC gene encoding glucuronate isomerase, with the protein MKQFMDKDFLLSTDSAKSLYHTYAENMPIVDYHCHINPQEIYEDRKFDTITQVWLGGDHYKWRQMRSCGVDEKYITGDASDREKFQKWAEILPKLIGNPLYHWSHLELQRYFGYTGHLNGNTAEEVWNLCNQKLQEDSMSVRNIIRQSNVKLICTTDDPADTLEWHQKIADDKTFEGKVLPAWRPDKAMNIEKPDFAAYMAKLSAVSGVEIKDFASLKTALKIRMEYFTNQGCGVSDHALEYVMYAPADEAELDTIFANGLSGKAISKEDELKYKTAFMLFAAKEYNRMGWVMQLHYGCKRDNNAMAFENLGPDTGFDCINNYAPSAQMADFLNALSATDEIPKTIIYSLNPNDNASIGTILGCFQSKFPGKIQQGSAWWFNDHKTGMTEQMISLANLGCLGNFIGMLTDSRSFLSYTRHEYFRRILCELVGGWVDNGEYPDDQDSLKEIIEGISFNNAIKYFNFEI; encoded by the coding sequence ATGAAACAGTTTATGGACAAGGACTTTTTACTGTCAACCGATTCAGCAAAATCGCTTTATCACACATATGCAGAAAACATGCCTATCGTAGACTATCACTGCCATATCAACCCCCAGGAAATCTATGAAGACCGCAAGTTTGACACCATTACCCAGGTATGGTTAGGCGGCGATCATTACAAATGGCGTCAGATGCGTTCCTGCGGCGTGGATGAAAAATATATTACAGGAGATGCTTCCGACCGTGAAAAATTCCAGAAGTGGGCAGAGATCCTTCCGAAGCTGATCGGCAATCCGCTCTACCACTGGAGCCACTTAGAGCTTCAGAGATATTTCGGCTATACCGGCCACTTAAACGGCAATACAGCGGAAGAAGTATGGAATCTGTGCAATCAAAAGCTTCAGGAGGATTCCATGAGCGTCCGCAACATCATCAGGCAGTCAAATGTCAAGCTGATCTGTACCACCGACGATCCTGCCGATACTCTGGAATGGCATCAGAAAATTGCAGATGATAAAACCTTTGAAGGAAAGGTACTTCCTGCCTGGAGACCTGACAAGGCCATGAACATCGAAAAACCGGATTTTGCCGCCTATATGGCAAAATTATCCGCTGTCAGCGGCGTGGAAATCAAGGATTTCGCTTCCCTAAAGACCGCTTTAAAGATCCGTATGGAGTATTTCACCAACCAGGGCTGCGGCGTATCCGACCATGCGCTTGAATATGTTATGTATGCTCCTGCTGATGAGGCCGAGCTTGATACGATCTTTGCAAACGGACTTTCCGGCAAAGCTATCTCTAAAGAAGATGAATTAAAATATAAGACTGCCTTCATGCTGTTCGCAGCAAAGGAATACAACCGCATGGGCTGGGTGATGCAGCTTCATTACGGCTGTAAGCGTGACAACAATGCCATGGCATTTGAAAATCTGGGTCCAGACACCGGTTTCGACTGCATCAACAACTACGCTCCTTCCGCACAGATGGCTGATTTCTTAAATGCATTAAGTGCAACCGATGAGATTCCAAAAACCATCATCTACTCCTTAAATCCGAATGATAACGCCTCCATCGGCACAATCCTTGGCTGTTTCCAGAGCAAATTCCCAGGAAAGATCCAGCAGGGTTCTGCATGGTGGTTTAACGATCACAAGACCGGTATGACCGAGCAGATGATATCTCTGGCTAACTTAGGCTGCCTTGGAAACTTCATCGGAATGCTTACTGATTCCAGAAGCTTCTTATCTTACACCAGACACGAATACTTCCGCAGAATCCTCTGCGAGCTGGTCGGCGGCTGGGTAGACAACGGAGAGTATCCGGATGACCAGGATTCCCTGAAGGAAATCATTGAGGGAATTTCCTTTAACAATGCGATAAAGTATTTTAATTTCGAAATATAA
- a CDS encoding LacI family DNA-binding transcriptional regulator — translation MNIYDVSEHAHVSIATVSRVINGNPNVSEKTRKRVLAVMEELGYTPNVFARSLGLNTMKTIGIMCADSSDPWLAEAIYYLEKELRGNGYDSILCCTGYLPETKKKYLELLRSKRVDAIILTGSHYIEAKAKDNAYLLEAAKDLPIMLVNGQLEGEQIYSTVCDDHAAVYDAALRLYRSGRSSVLYLYSGNSFSNLHKLSGYRDAVRDAGFMIRDELMVLCSKDLDAAMERLDMISRSGVYFDAVLASEDILAVGAVKYADKAGLTIPKDLSIIGYNNSILSRCTTPEITSVDNKVEAICTTTVNTLMKVLEEGNVPGKTTITPELIKRGTTNF, via the coding sequence TTGAATATCTATGATGTTTCCGAACATGCTCACGTATCGATTGCCACCGTTTCCCGCGTTATCAACGGAAATCCCAATGTCAGCGAGAAAACCAGGAAGCGGGTTCTCGCCGTCATGGAAGAGCTGGGTTACACCCCCAATGTATTCGCCAGAAGCCTGGGGCTAAATACGATGAAGACCATTGGAATCATGTGCGCCGATTCTTCCGACCCATGGCTGGCGGAAGCCATCTATTATCTGGAAAAGGAATTACGGGGCAACGGATATGATTCCATTCTCTGTTGCACAGGCTATCTTCCTGAAACCAAGAAGAAGTATCTGGAGCTTTTGCGTTCCAAACGGGTGGATGCCATCATCCTTACCGGTTCCCATTATATAGAAGCAAAGGCAAAGGACAATGCCTATCTTCTGGAAGCAGCAAAGGATCTGCCCATTATGCTGGTCAACGGACAGCTGGAAGGGGAGCAGATCTACAGCACGGTCTGTGACGACCACGCCGCAGTTTACGATGCTGCTTTACGGCTTTACCGCTCCGGCCGTTCCTCGGTGCTTTATCTTTATTCCGGAAACTCCTTCAGCAATTTACACAAGCTTTCCGGCTACCGGGATGCGGTAAGAGATGCCGGTTTTATGATCCGGGACGAGCTTATGGTACTCTGCAGCAAGGACTTAGATGCTGCCATGGAGCGCCTGGATATGATTTCCCGTTCCGGAGTCTATTTCGACGCAGTACTGGCTTCCGAGGATATTCTGGCTGTTGGAGCAGTAAAATATGCAGACAAGGCTGGGCTTACGATCCCTAAGGATTTAAGCATCATCGGATACAACAATTCCATTCTTTCCAGATGCACAACTCCGGAAATAACTTCCGTAGACAATAAGGTGGAAGCCATTTGCACCACCACTGTGAATACTTTAATGAAGGTTCTGGAAGAGGGAAACGTGCCGGGAAAAACTACCATCACCCCGGAGCTGATAAAACGAGGTACTACTAATTTTTAA
- a CDS encoding IclR family transcriptional regulator, translating to MKLNRTTQRTVEILKLISRTPEGATLDDLCEKLDLPKTSAYDIVTTLAEMGMVNVARGQKQNYTIGLMAYRIGINYTNNLDFIGIIEPVLKAFSKEVGKTVFFGIPSDHHVVYICKFEPENPIITTATVGSKNPMYCTSLGKVILAYSDEEAREQMINRLKFTQYTERTIRNKGQLLEELKQVRERGYAFDAREMEEHMQCVGAPVFDRDGNVLGAISVSSLYKPSNDYEALGKLVSEKSMEVSRLLGFLGKI from the coding sequence ATGAAACTAAACAGAACGACACAAAGAACCGTTGAGATCTTAAAGCTGATCTCCAGAACACCGGAGGGAGCGACTCTGGACGATCTATGTGAAAAGCTGGATCTGCCCAAGACCAGCGCCTACGATATTGTGACAACTCTTGCCGAGATGGGCATGGTGAATGTAGCAAGGGGACAAAAGCAGAATTATACCATAGGCTTAATGGCCTACCGCATCGGGATTAATTATACCAATAATCTGGATTTTATCGGAATCATTGAGCCGGTGCTCAAGGCATTTTCCAAGGAAGTGGGAAAAACGGTCTTTTTTGGGATTCCGTCGGATCATCATGTGGTATACATATGTAAGTTCGAACCGGAAAACCCTATTATAACCACAGCCACCGTTGGTTCTAAAAATCCCATGTACTGTACCTCTCTTGGAAAAGTGATTCTCGCCTACAGCGATGAGGAAGCCAGAGAGCAGATGATCAACCGGCTGAAATTTACACAGTACACCGAGAGAACCATCAGAAACAAAGGGCAGCTTCTGGAAGAGCTGAAGCAGGTAAGGGAAAGAGGCTATGCATTTGATGCCAGGGAGATGGAGGAGCATATGCAGTGTGTGGGAGCCCCGGTTTTTGACCGGGATGGCAATGTGCTGGGAGCCATCAGCGTATCCAGTCTTTATAAGCCTTCGAATGATTATGAGGCATTGGGAAAGCTGGTTTCAGAAAAGAGCATGGAGGTTTCCCGTTTGTTAGGCTTTCTTGGAAAAATATAA
- a CDS encoding bifunctional 2-keto-4-hydroxyglutarate aldolase/2-keto-3-deoxy-6-phosphogluconate aldolase — protein MKKEQVLSKMKKDCLVAVVRAKDFEQGEKVVDAIIAGGINFIEITMTMDEGNPIEFIAKMSEKYSKNEDVVIGAGTVLDPETARAAILAGANYVVSPGLNVETIKLCNRYRVPMLPGVMTPTEAITALECGCDVIKIFPGNIMGPDAISSFKGPLPQGDFMPSGGVDVDNVDKWIKAGAYAVGTGSSLTKGAKTGDFAAVTAKAKEFVEAVTAARK, from the coding sequence ATGAAAAAAGAACAGGTTTTATCAAAGATGAAAAAAGACTGTCTTGTAGCTGTTGTTCGTGCAAAAGACTTTGAGCAGGGCGAGAAGGTAGTAGACGCCATCATTGCAGGCGGCATCAATTTTATTGAAATCACAATGACCATGGATGAAGGAAATCCAATTGAATTCATCGCAAAAATGTCTGAAAAATATAGCAAAAATGAAGATGTTGTTATTGGGGCAGGTACAGTTCTTGACCCGGAAACAGCAAGAGCAGCAATCCTTGCAGGTGCTAATTATGTTGTAAGCCCTGGCTTAAATGTAGAGACCATCAAGCTTTGCAACCGTTACAGAGTTCCTATGCTTCCAGGCGTTATGACACCTACCGAAGCAATTACCGCATTGGAGTGCGGCTGTGACGTTATTAAGATATTCCCAGGCAACATCATGGGACCGGATGCGATCAGCTCCTTTAAAGGACCTCTTCCTCAGGGTGACTTCATGCCATCCGGCGGCGTTGACGTTGACAACGTTGATAAGTGGATCAAGGCAGGAGCCTATGCCGTTGGTACCGGCAGCAGCTTGACAAAGGGTGCTAAGACAGGTGATTTTGCAGCAGTAACAGCGAAGGCAAAAGAATTTGTTGAGGCAGTAACAGCAGCCCGCAAATAA
- a CDS encoding sugar kinase gives MAKLVTMGEIMLRLSTPNNEKFIQADEFDVNYGGGEANVAVSLANYGHDVEFVTAVPKNPIGECAVAALRKYNVGTKHIAKCGERLGIYFLETGSAMRASAVVYDRAHSSIATATAANFNFDEIFKDADWFHFTGITPAVSDEAAELTEAALKAAKAHGVTVSVDLNFRKKLWSSEKAQKVMTNLMQYVDVCIGNEEDAEKVLGFKPGNTDVTSGELELQGYVDIFNQMIDKFNFKYVISSLRESYSASDNGWSACIMDGATREFYHSKKYRVTPIVDRVGGGDSFAAGVICGLADGKDFKGALEFGVAASALKHTIPGDFNLVTREDVDTLAGGDGSGRVQR, from the coding sequence ATGGCAAAACTTGTGACCATGGGCGAGATCATGTTAAGATTATCTACCCCCAATAATGAGAAATTTATTCAGGCAGATGAGTTTGATGTAAACTATGGCGGCGGAGAAGCTAACGTAGCTGTTTCCTTAGCAAACTATGGACATGACGTTGAATTCGTAACAGCAGTTCCGAAGAACCCCATCGGTGAGTGTGCGGTAGCTGCTTTAAGAAAATACAACGTAGGAACAAAGCACATTGCAAAATGCGGCGAAAGACTTGGTATCTACTTTTTAGAGACAGGTTCAGCCATGAGAGCATCTGCAGTTGTATATGACAGAGCACATTCCTCCATCGCTACAGCAACTGCAGCAAATTTTAACTTTGACGAGATTTTTAAGGATGCAGACTGGTTCCATTTCACAGGAATCACACCGGCAGTAAGCGATGAAGCGGCAGAACTGACTGAGGCAGCTTTAAAGGCAGCTAAGGCTCATGGCGTAACCGTTTCCGTAGACTTAAACTTCCGTAAGAAATTATGGTCTTCTGAGAAGGCTCAGAAAGTTATGACAAACCTGATGCAGTACGTTGATGTGTGCATCGGTAACGAAGAGGATGCAGAAAAGGTACTTGGCTTTAAGCCAGGCAACACCGATGTAACTTCCGGCGAACTGGAATTACAGGGTTATGTAGACATCTTCAATCAGATGATCGATAAGTTTAACTTCAAATATGTGATCAGCTCCCTGCGTGAAAGCTACTCAGCTTCCGATAACGGCTGGTCTGCATGCATCATGGATGGCGCAACCCGTGAGTTCTACCACTCCAAGAAATACCGCGTTACCCCTATCGTTGACCGTGTAGGCGGCGGCGATTCCTTCGCAGCTGGCGTAATCTGCGGCCTGGCTGACGGTAAGGACTTTAAGGGCGCTTTAGAGTTTGGTGTTGCAGCATCTGCATTAAAGCACACCATTCCTGGAGACTTTAACCTGGTAACCAGAGAAGACGTAGATACTCTGGCTGGCGGTGACGGTTCAGGACGTGTTCAGAGATAA
- a CDS encoding sugar kinase → MSDRPFDLLSLGELLLRLSPEGVERLVRGDSFQKQVGGAELNVAVGAALLGLHTGVVTQLPFNDIGNFVKSKVRSYGISDDYFVYDNSSNARLGLYYYEYGAYPRKPKVIYDRKNSSFVQISTSSFPEEMYTATTCFHTTGITLALCENTRKTAIDMIKKFKKTGTIISFDVNFRGNLWTGEEARACIEEILPYVDIFFCSEETARLTFKKEGTVKEMMKSFTEEYPISVVASTQRIVHSPKSHTFGSVIYDASRKEYYEEDPYHNIDVVDRIGSGDAYIAGALYGLLSSGGDCMKAVQYGNATAALKNTIPGDLPTSDLGEVNTVIKDHNDKGPQSEMSR, encoded by the coding sequence ATGAGTGACAGACCTTTTGATTTACTGAGCCTTGGAGAATTGTTATTGCGCTTGTCTCCAGAAGGTGTGGAACGGCTTGTACGGGGAGATTCCTTTCAAAAACAGGTGGGCGGGGCAGAACTTAATGTTGCCGTAGGAGCGGCTCTTTTAGGGCTTCATACCGGTGTGGTTACCCAGCTTCCGTTTAATGATATAGGAAATTTCGTAAAGAGCAAAGTCCGTTCCTATGGAATCAGTGATGACTATTTTGTTTACGATAACAGCTCGAATGCAAGACTTGGGCTTTATTATTATGAATACGGAGCATATCCAAGAAAACCCAAGGTCATTTACGACAGAAAGAACAGTTCTTTTGTCCAGATCAGCACCTCTTCGTTCCCTGAGGAGATGTATACGGCAACTACCTGTTTCCACACCACAGGAATCACCCTGGCTTTGTGTGAAAATACCAGGAAGACAGCCATTGATATGATCAAAAAGTTCAAGAAGACAGGAACCATCATTTCCTTTGATGTGAATTTCCGCGGCAATCTCTGGACAGGAGAGGAAGCCAGAGCATGCATTGAAGAGATTCTTCCCTATGTGGATATTTTCTTCTGCTCAGAAGAAACGGCCAGACTGACCTTTAAGAAGGAAGGGACCGTTAAGGAAATGATGAAGAGCTTTACGGAGGAATATCCCATTTCCGTTGTGGCTTCCACCCAAAGGATCGTGCACAGCCCCAAGAGCCATACCTTTGGCTCCGTGATTTACGATGCTTCCAGAAAAGAATATTACGAGGAAGACCCATACCACAACATTGATGTTGTTGACCGGATCGGAAGCGGAGATGCTTATATTGCAGGTGCTCTTTATGGACTTTTAAGCAGCGGAGGGGACTGCATGAAGGCAGTCCAGTACGGCAATGCAACCGCAGCTTTAAAGAATACCATACCAGGAGATCTTCCTACTTCAGATTTAGGTGAGGTCAATACCGTTATAAAAGACCATAATGACAAGGGACCTCAGAGCGAGATGAGCAGATAA
- a CDS encoding ABC transporter substrate-binding protein — MGSKKLLALLLSTAVACGSLAGCGAKGTEKPEGTVAGSTESKAGESSKTDSAEAGKKVTIAVWNEPSKDEALNMYLQAEKATGIDVEVTVIPESDYSSKLNQMVSTGNDSVDIYVIWENDIANFAQVGGIIPLDDYLAKSTIKTDDFIDAVAKLSEGLGGTYGLPWCAATEILYYNEDMFDAAGIAYPTNDWSYADYKAAAEKLTKKAADGTTEVYGSALPNTQTWWAGIGGAGDQVFDPAKGQMVIGDGAVSFVSDVVQMAKNGIMPEPSSDTADLFAAGKAAMSWQGSWNIGTYGSGLAFNWDIASIPTDKLKYNTLHTGFYSINAKSKNQDSAFKVIEYLMGEEGQAINSKASGNPSAIKSIAEKGDWKVESVTTIENWEAITDSLKAGIFGYTCLPSGVTNNAISEFNSAVLGQKTPEDAVKNASQYAKETIGY; from the coding sequence ATGGGAAGTAAGAAATTACTGGCATTGCTTCTGTCAACAGCTGTGGCATGTGGTTCATTAGCCGGCTGCGGCGCCAAGGGAACAGAAAAGCCGGAAGGGACTGTGGCCGGAAGTACTGAGTCAAAGGCAGGGGAAAGCAGTAAGACAGATTCAGCCGAAGCAGGAAAGAAGGTAACCATTGCAGTCTGGAATGAGCCGAGTAAAGACGAAGCACTTAATATGTATTTACAGGCTGAAAAAGCAACAGGTATTGACGTGGAAGTGACTGTAATCCCGGAAAGTGATTATTCCTCTAAATTGAACCAGATGGTTTCAACCGGGAATGATTCCGTTGACATCTATGTGATCTGGGAAAATGACATCGCTAACTTTGCCCAGGTAGGAGGAATTATTCCGCTTGATGATTATCTGGCCAAATCCACAATTAAAACAGATGATTTTATTGATGCGGTAGCAAAGCTGTCTGAGGGCCTGGGCGGTACCTATGGTTTGCCGTGGTGTGCGGCTACGGAAATTCTGTACTACAACGAGGATATGTTTGATGCAGCAGGCATTGCCTACCCGACGAATGACTGGTCTTATGCAGATTATAAGGCAGCGGCAGAGAAGCTTACCAAAAAGGCAGCCGACGGCACGACTGAGGTATATGGAAGCGCTCTTCCCAACACCCAGACCTGGTGGGCAGGGATCGGCGGTGCAGGAGATCAGGTTTTTGACCCGGCCAAGGGTCAGATGGTGATCGGCGACGGTGCGGTTTCTTTTGTCTCCGATGTGGTACAGATGGCCAAAAACGGCATCATGCCGGAACCTTCTTCCGATACTGCAGATCTTTTTGCAGCCGGAAAAGCGGCTATGAGCTGGCAGGGAAGCTGGAATATCGGAACTTATGGCAGCGGTCTTGCCTTTAACTGGGATATAGCCTCAATACCTACCGACAAACTGAAATATAACACGTTACATACCGGTTTTTACAGCATTAACGCAAAGAGCAAGAATCAGGATTCCGCGTTTAAGGTAATTGAATATCTGATGGGTGAGGAAGGGCAGGCCATTAACTCTAAGGCAAGCGGCAATCCTTCTGCAATCAAATCCATAGCAGAAAAAGGAGACTGGAAGGTGGAGAGCGTAACGACTATAGAAAACTGGGAGGCCATAACAGACTCCTTGAAAGCCGGTATATTTGGATATACATGCTTGCCATCCGGTGTAACCAACAATGCAATCAGTGAATTTAACTCAGCGGTATTAGGACAGAAAACTCCGGAAGATGCGGTTAAGAATGCTTCCCAGTATGCAAAGGAGACGATTGGCTATTAA